In a single window of the Acipenser ruthenus chromosome 8, fAciRut3.2 maternal haplotype, whole genome shotgun sequence genome:
- the LOC117407444 gene encoding lysophosphatidic acid receptor 6-like — MSNTTNNCSIDDSFKYTLYGCVYSMVFVLGLISNLVALYIFMCSLKLRNETTTYMMNLVFSDLIFVFTLPFRIFYFVTRNWPFGDMLCKISVSLFYTNMYGSMLFLTCISVDRFLAIVHPFWSRTLRTKRNAKIICCAVWALVLAGSLPTGFLLNSTAKHNKDENKYSCFENFSSSVWKEYLSKVVIFIETVGFLIPLILNISCSAMVLQTLRRPKTLKWGKLNKTKILRMIMVHLFIFCFCFVPYNINLVFYALVRTQALKGCSLVAVVRTMYPVTLCIAVSNCCFDPIVYYFTSETIQNSIKRKSTSKYYDTKFSEAMLTVSPTQQSLCTIKTKVSQTESTV; from the coding sequence ATGTCAAACACCACCAACAACTGTAGCATCGATGACAGCTTTAAGTACACACTGTACGGCTGTGTGTACAGCATGGTCTTTGTTTTGGGACTGATCTCCAATTTGGTGGCCTTGTACATCTTTATGTGCTCGCTGAAGCTGCGCAACGAGACCACCACTTACATGATGAACCTGGTATTCTCCGATCTGATCTTTGTCTTCACGTTGCCTTTCCGGATCTTCTACTTTGTTACCCGCAACTGGCCGTTTGGGGATATGCTCTGCAAGATCTCCGTCTCCCTTTTTTACACTAACATGTACGGGAGCATGCTCTTCCTCACCTGCATCAGCGTGGACCGCTTCTTGGCCATCGTGCACCCGTTCTGGTCCCGGACTCTGCGCACCAAGCGTAATGCCAAAATCATTTGCTGTGCCGTTTGGGCGCTGGTGCTTGCAGGAAGTTTGCCTACTGGCTTTCTTCTCAATTCCACAGCTAAGCACAATAAAGACGAGAACAAATACTCCTGTTTTGAGAACTTCTCAAGTAGTGTATGGAAGGAATACCTGTCCAAGGTGGTCATCTTTATCGAGACGGTGGGGTTCCTCATCCCCCTTATCCTCAACATCTCCTGTTCCGCCATGGTCCTGCAGACCCTCCGCAGGCCCAAAACCCTCAAATGGGGAAAGCTAAACAAAACTAAGATCCTGCGCATGATTATGGTTCACCTCTTTATCTTTTGCTTCTGCTTCGTGCCCTACAACATCAACCTGGTGTTCTACGCCCTCGTCCGGACTCAGGCTCTGAAGGGATGCTCGTTGGTGGCTGTCGTCCGGACCATGTACCCAGTGACGCTGTGCATCGCGGTTTCCAACTGCTGCTTTGACCCAATTGTATACTACTTCACTTCTGAGACCATCCAAAACTCCATAAAAAGGAAATCCACGAGCAAGTATTACGATACCAAGTTCTCTGAAGCCATGCTAACGGTAAGCCCCACACAGCAAAGCCTGTGCACCATTAAAACCAAAGTGTCTCAGACAGAATCCACGGTGTAA